The nucleotide window GCCAAAACATTGAACATTGAAAATTCAAATATTACATTAAGTAATTTACACCCTGATAAAAATGCTTGGTTGGTGGGGAGCTCTAATGTGACTTTTACTTCTACTGGCTCTGTTATTACTATTGATGCTGCAACTGCTGGTGTAGGCGTAGGTAACTTGACTTACAATGAATTGGTATTGGGTAATCCAGCCAAAACAGGGGGAGTAGTAAATATAGGTGGTAATGCGACTATTAATAAAACCACTTTCAATACAAATGGGTATTTTGCTGATGGAGGTACCAATACTTTTACAAATCTTATTTTAACAGCAGGCAAAAAGTATGAAATGGCTTACTACATCAGTGGTGTGGTTATAGATAACCTTACCGCCAATGGAGTTTGTGGTGCGCCTATTAGTTGGTTAGGACAGAACAAAACAATTACTATCAATAATATTGTTTCGGCAGATTATTTTGAAGTATATAACCTGAAAGTAGATGGTACCGCAAATTTTGCTGCTATCCCTAATGTAGCGAGCCTTAATGATATTACTTTTACAGGCACTGATGTAGCTAAATATGGAAGTTGGGTATTTTCTCCCAATGCCTCTAAAAATTACCGTTGGCAAAATGCCGGGGTAAACAACCTTTGGTCAAACTCGGCTAACTGGGTTAATGTAGCCAGTGGATCATCTGACGGTTGCATACCTGATTATAATGATGTGGTTGTTTTTGATGCAACCAGTTTTCCTGGGGGTAACAATCAGGTAGAAATGGATTTGTCTGCTGCCAGTATTGGAAGCATGACCTGGAACGACAATATTACAGCCAATCCTGTATTTACAAATCCTTTGACTGAAAAGCTATTTATTAATGGCTCTTTGAAGTTTACTTCGAATATGACCATGAGTTATGGTGGAGAGATATATTTTAGTGGTGACAATACCCATACTATTGATATGGCAGGCAAGGCTTTTGACAATAGGGTATATTTTATAGGAGGAGGAACATATACATTAGAAAGTGATTTTAGTGTGGGCAATGCCAGCATTAAAAACCAAATCTATTTTAACAATGGCACCTTGAATACCAATACTGCTGGAAACTATAGCATAACTGCTTATCAGTTTTCAAGCGGTTCTTACGATTACCCACGTAACCTTTACTTAAATAATTCTCATGTGTATGTACGTAACTGGAGTGTATATGGTGGTGAAGCTAATTTACCTGCCAAGTTAACTATATACCCAGGCAATTCAACAATTCATGTAGTGAGCATGAATGCGAGTGGATCGCTTACTCGCAGGCTTGACTATCACGATGTAATACTCGAAAACTATAGCCCAGCAGATTTAACTGGCTACTCTAATTTCAATAATATTACTTCTACTGTTGAACTGGCTAAAATTTCAGGGCAAAATATCATTAATGGTACCGCTCATTTTCAACATTCAGGTGAGTTGAATGGAAGCCAAGAATTTAATCATTTGATTGTTACTAAAGGCAAAACCTATACTTTTACTAATGCTACCAGTCAAAAAATTACTGGAACATTTTCAGCATTGGGCGATTGTAGTAATCCCATTACTTTTCAATCAACAGGCACTGCTGAGATAGACTTTCAAAGCAGTACCATAAATGTTGATTATCTGCAAATTAGCCAGGTAAACGCTACCAATACGGCAAATACTGATATAGTAGTAAATAATGGGCAAAACTTAAGCGGGAGCACAGGTTGGGCATTTGCTGCTGCTACAACACGTACTTTGTATTGGGTAGGAGGCACTGGTAATTGGGGAGACAAAGACCACTGGTCATTAACTTCTGGTGGTACTTTTGGTGAATGTATTCCTACCCCTTTTGATAATGTAATATTCGATAACAACTCGTTTAGTGCTGCAGGACAGGTAGTTACACTTGACCAATCTGTGGCAAGTGTTCGTGATATTACTTGGGCTAACACAGTTACTAATCAACCTGATTGGGCAGGGGTAGCAGGTAACCAACTTACTATTTATGGGTCACTACATTTGCCAAGTCAAACTTTGATGACCTCTTCTTTTGAAAGTAAACTTATCTTTAGGGCAAGAACTGAGAACGGAGGTTTTACTCCTTCTACCATTGATATTGCTGACCAAATATTAGAAAGCAGGTTTGTAGAGTTTGAAGATGTAAATGGTGTTTGGAATTTACAAAGCGATTTTAGATTGAGCACAGCATTTCGTGCTAATACCATCATTGGTTTGTATGCAGGTGAACTCAACGTAAATACTCATACCATTAGTGCTTTTTATTTGTGGTTGTCTGAGAAAACAGTAAGTGAGCCCAAAAAATTAGACATTACCAATTCACAGGTAGAGTTAGCAGGAGTAATCAATGGGTTTTTAAGAACTCTAATTATTGCACCTAGTAATGTTACTTTAGTTACTACAGGCTCTACCATCACTTTTACAAGTGATGGAGCGGCTATGTCGCCTCGAAATCATACTTATAATATTGTTCATTTTAAAGGTAGTGGAAGCATTATTGAGAATGAGAATTCATTAATTAATGAGTTAATATTTGATGGAGGAGGCAATTTAACGGGGAAAGGTACTATTAATAAAGCTACATTTAATGGACCTGGTGCATTCACTAATCTGGCTGCACCAATACTTTATCCTGTTGATAAATATACTATTGGTGATTTGATTTTCACACCAGGCAATGATTACACATTTCAGGTGAAGTCGGGTTCCCCTGTATCTGTTACTAATAGCTGGATAGTAGCAGGATTTCCTTGTAAACGCATTATTTTGCGTTCTACTGCTACTGGGCAGCAGGCAAGCATAGAAACTGTACCCAACGTAGCAATAGTGGATGGGGAATATCTAAATATCCAAGACATTGCCGTTACTGGAAGCGCTACTTATTATGCAGGTAATTTTAGCCAGAGTGCTTTTGACCCTGCCAAAAATAACACTGGCTGGACGCAAGGCAATAGCACCAATACTAATAACAGTAATGGTGGCCTCGTTACTGGCTTGGGAGATGACCTTTTACTCAAAGCTGGTGAATTTCCTCGATGTTTAGATGCTACCTTGGCTTTTCCTCAGTTGGCAAACCAAAATATTAGTGTAAACTACCAGTGGCAAAAAGATGGGGTGGACATTGTTGCTCCTGGGGGCACTGCCTCTGCTTATTGTGTTACCGAAGCTGGGACTTACAATGTAGTAGTTACTTATACTTACAATGGTGACGAGTGTGTGGTAAATGATGAAATTGTAATTACTCTCGATGATTCTTGCCCTTACCAAATTGGCAACGCTACTTTTAGTTGTGTAGGCGACACAGTATGTGTGTGGCTCAAGGCCAAAACCAATGTAACTGCGGGTATCATTGGCATGGACTATTGCTTGCAGTACGATGCCAGCGTAGTAGAACCTATCACCGATTTGAACTTGCCCAAAGATCGCCGTTATGAATTTGGTGAAGTGGTGACTACCAACGGTCAAGGTTTTGAAGATGTATATATCAACTATGAAGCCGGGCAAAATAGAGTATACAGCAGTATTTTTTATAGAGATGCTCAAAACGCCACCAACCCCCGTTACTTTACTGGTTCGGGTAATGTCATTTGTATCAAGTTCCGACTAAAAACAGCGGTGACTGGACAGTTCCCGATTACAGCCTGTCAGGTGTCAGAGTCTTACGCCTTGGGCGAAGAAGATAAATGTGCCGACCCCGGAATGGTAGAAGTAACCCCAGATGTCAATAAGTTAAAAGCCCGTATTATTTACTGGAACCAGGAAGGCGGCATTCGTCCATTGGCTTACGACAACAGCGGCAACCACTTGATTACCAATATTCACGGCAATGTAGCCACTTGTGATACTTTATCAGCTACTACAGTAAATACCGATGCGAACGGATATTTTGTGTATGACAAAACTCAGGGAAGCCACGTGACTATCAAACGAGATATTCCGGGAGATTATAATGGCCAAACTGGTACCGCTCCTGATATGATGAATGTGGTAAATGGGATGGATTGTTATTATGCCGGGCTGATTACCACCTTTGATCAGAACAATACTGGCAATGGAAACAGCAACTGGACACCGAATGCTTTCCAGATGTTGGCAGCAGATGTAAATATGAACGACAAGGTAAGAGCCAATGACATTACTTTGATTCAAAACCGCATTGTGTTGAAAATGCAGGAATACCCTCAGGTATGGAATTATGCCTATACTGCGGGTAACACTGGGCAGCAACCCACCCAAGCCGGAGTGTATTCGTTAGACTGGCGCTTTGTAGACCAAACAACGGTAAATACGGCTGTAGATTTTAATGCCACAAATAATTATCCGGTGTATGTAGGCAATACGGCAAGTGATGCTGGTTTTTGGCGCGACAATGCCCCTGACTTGACTACTTGCCGCCCGGTACAAGAGGGTTCAGTATGTGATACTGGCAATACCAATAATTTGTTTTATGGTATTATGTTAGGCGATGTAGACGGAAGCTGGATTACCGGGGTGAGCAACCATTTGCGCACCACTAAAAGCGAAGGAACGCTTGCCATTGACTTGTTCAATTCTGAGGACATGGGTGATGGTGGGTATCGTATTCCGGTATATTACCGGGGAGAAGGTAAACTACATGCCATTGATTTTAGCTTTGAGTATGACCACCGCAAGGTGCAGGTGCAGAAAGCAGACTATGCGACCGCTGGTACCAATGCCGAAATGAAAATGCGTTGGAATGCTTACCAAAACCAAAAGTTTTTGCTTACTTCTTATACTATGAAAGGGGTAAATACCCAAGATAAAGTATACTACATAGAAGTAAAAACTACTGATGGTGACTTAGACGCAAGCGCTTTCCAAAATGTAAAAGCTTACTTAAACGGTAAAGCAAGCCAAAGCAGGGTGATCGCTACGGCAGCACAACAAAATGCGTTTGCGATGGCAAACAATACCACTGTAGTTACTATGTACCCCAACCCGGCAAGCAATGTGGTTACTTTAAGCTATAGCCACATCAGTCAAGGCACACCTCAGGTAGTGTTGAGCGACTTGAACGGGCAAAAGGTAAACATACAACCTACGGTAGACCAAAGTGGTAAAATTCAGTTTGGAGTGTCGCACATAGTAAGAGGCCTGTACCTGGTAACGCTTTATGACGGAGCAGGTGGGGTCATTTCACGTCAAAAGCTGATGATTAAGCGATAAGTGATCTTTCATAAATAATTTGAGCCATTAAAGTGTATCTATAGCCCTCATTCTTCTCAAAAAAAAGTTTCATAGCTTTGGCTATGCACCGTTTTTTTTGAATCGCCTGAGAACAATATATTTTCTTGAATTGGCACACCTTATTTTTTCCAGATCACTAATCAGCTGATTATTTAATTGTAGAGTCAAAACAAAAAAAGTCGGGCACTGTCAGTGTCCGACTTTTTTGCTTTTGAGATCTTGCACATTTTATTGAATACCTGGTTCATTGCCCAGGTTGTCCAGTATTTTTATTTGTTCTTCGAGTTCTTGAATGCGTTTTTCATAATTTACAATGCGCTTTTGCATATCGTTTTCGTGCCTTCTTAGTTTTTCTTCCGACTCTAACGACTCCAGCAACAATTGTCTTACTTTTCTTTCTGAGCTTCGAGCTTCGCTCACATCGCGCGAAAATATAGATACTCCAGTTACTTCTTGTCCTTCATCATAAATAGGGTTAAACCAGTACTCTAAATAACGGGGTTTAAAACCAAAGATCGTTTCATCTCGCAGCTCCATAAAGCTTTCGCCACCCAATGCCCTCTCATAGTACACTTTCCATTCTTCTTCGTGGCCTTTTTCTAAAAAATCGAGTATATGGGCTCCGGCTTCCAGCCTTAGTGGATGGTCTTTAAACTTTTCTTTGTATTTATCATTTACCACCAGTATTTCATAGTCTTGATTAAAAGCTACAATGGCATCTTCAGTGTTGTTAATCAGTGATTTAAGGTTACGCTCGGTTTCTTTCAACGACATTTGTGCCCGTTGTTGCTGTGAAATATCTTCTATAAAGAGCGAGGCGCCTATCACCTTGCCTTTGTGATCTTTGATAGGGTTGTAATTGAGCAAATAGAAAAACTCTTGGTTGTTCTTGATAGATTGATGCATCACCACAAATTTTTCACCCGATAACACCCGTTTGTATTCGTGCTGGTGTTTTTCAATTTCTTCTTTAGCCATGGCATCCAGCATATTGTTGCCAATATCGAGGTTTACCCCGGTTTCTATGTAGCGTTGCCGCATAGACTTGTTAATAGCGGTTACCCGGTAGCTTAGGTCAAAGGCAATCATGGCGTGGGGCGTACTATTGATGAGGGCATCGAGGTTGGCTTCTTTAGTAGCAAGCTCTTTTTGCGCTTGACGCATCACGTTTTGAGTGTCTTGCAGTTGTCGCACATTTTTACGCATAATCTCCTCTTGACGCTCCATCGTCTCTGTTTTTTCTTGCGATTCGGTCAGCAACAAACGAGTTTGTTCGTTGGCACGGGTGGCAGCAATAGAGGAGGCTATATCCTTGGCTATTTTTTCTATAAACTCTACTTTATAAGGTGCAATATCATGAAAAGCGCCTAACTCTATAACCCCCAGCACCATTCCGTTTACATGCAATGGCACAATTACGATACAGGTAGGCGTAGCTTCGCCCATTCCAGAGGTGATAATGGCATAGTCTTTAGGAATATCTTTCAGGTAAATGGTGTTTTTTTCTACCCAGGCTTGTCCTATGAGCCCTTGTCCTCTCAGTACCTTTTTTTCAAGGTATTTTTGGCTATTGTAAGCATACGAAGCAGTAAGCTGCAAATACTCTTCTTTGCCTTCCGGGTCGTGCTCTACCGTGAAAAAGCCACCTTGATTGATTTCAAGGTACTTCACCAGGTTCGATATCAGGTCATTCCCCATGTTCAACAAGTTGTCAACATTAGAGCGTAATATATCACTGAATTTGGCAATTCCGGCATTGCTCCAGTAGCGTTCCTTGTTTTCGTCAGATACTTGCTTGAGTCCATCCCGCATTTTTGCCAGGGCTGCACCTAAATCTCCCGAGTCTTTAAACAGCGCTTCGTCATTGTCAAACTTGTTATCATTCACTCTTAATGCAAATCTTCTGAGGCTTACCAAATCTTTGATTAAAGCATTGAGGTGGTGTGCCAAGGTCATGAACTCATGGCTTTTGGTGAAGGGGCGTTTGGGAATTTCGCCATTCAAAAGCTTTTTTATGTAGAGAACGATCACCTCTAGGTCGTTGTTGAGGTATTTCATGAGCAACTGGATGGCAAAAAATATAATAATACAGAGAATAGCCACCATTAAAAACTCCATGATCAATAACATGTGCAGGTTGTCGTTGAGCAGGTGGTTGGTTTCTTTGATCACAATGTTATTTTTAAAAATAAACTCTTTGACCAGGCTATGGAGCTCTGCTTCCAGTGGCACGAGTTTTACTTCTAGCAAGTTGGCAAGCTCTTCGTTATGCAGCAGAAGAATGGTGTCTTGAGTTGTGGGAGCAGTGAGGTGTTGGTATCGCCAAATTTTTTGATTGATTTTCTCAGAGTTACGTACAACAAAGCGACATTTGTCAATCTCAGCGTTGATTTTTTTTAAGTTACCTTGAATATTCTGAAAAATATCTTTGAGTTCTGTTCGGTTGTATTGGGCAAACACTGCATTGAGTTTTTCTAAATGCTTGACTTGCGCCCTTTTTAGTTTGTTAATTGTCCGGAGGTCTCGGTACAAATTTTTGATAAACTCTTCCTGGGAATCATAATAAACATTTACTCGTTTTTGAATGGCTCTGATGGTTTGGCTAATGTCGATTTGTAATGCCTGAACCGATTGATTGGTGGGCTGATAAATCGACATTACCTGATCGTTTTGCCGAATGGTGCTGCTGGTAGCAAGGTAGGCTACTAGTATAATAAGCAGTACAAACAAGCCAATCAGTGCAAAACTCGCGATCAACCGGGTTTTGATTGCACCAAAATTTAGATTAATTTCTTTACCAAAGAGTTTTGCCATTTTTTTTGGGTGAATATTTTCAGCAGGAATGCTCAATAATTACTTCAAACTGCTTCGTATAATAATATTTTAGACATAGCGATTTAATCAAAAACAAGATAGTGATTAATTGGAACGAAGCCTTTTAAATTATTATATTTTACAATTTTGATGCCTTAAGAAAAACGTGGTACAGTACCAATATACGAAGAAGCAACAGTTTGGTGGCTACTTATCTATTTCAAAAGTTGGCATTACTTGTTCCTTAAAGAGCCGTTACATAGTCAGCAATCTTCCAGTAAACCTGATGGTTATGCCAATAAAAGGTGCTACTCTTGAAAGCAAAGTAGGGGTTGTCACACCATTCAAAGATTATCAAATTTTATTAGGGAAAACCGATTTTTTTGAGAAATATCCTACCTGCCAGGTTTTCAAAACCTGGCAGGTAGGATTAATGTTTGGGAAATAACCTTGGTATTCTAAGTTTTGTAGCAAAGGCCTAAAGGTTCGCTTTGATTTCACTTAAAATCTCCTCGCCACCATCTTGCAAAATACGTTCAGCCAATTGTTTTCCAATACTAACGCCGTCATCTAGTACTCCTTTAGCTTGCTGTTTTACCAGGTCTTGCCCGTTGAGGCTTATAATGCCTCCTTTGAGCTCTATTTGGTTTTTTTTGATGCGGGCAAGCCCAAATACTGGAATACTACAGCCACCTTCGAGGGTTTTCAGAAACGATCTTTCGGCACGCAGGCACTGCTCGGTTTTTTTGTCGTTTACACATTGCCTGATCATAGCCACTTTATCGTTATTGAGGTCTTTGGCAGCTTCTATAGCCACGCAGCCTTGCCCTACTGCAGGTATAAACTTGTTGGGAGAGAGGTCTTCTACAATGTATTTTGAGAAGCCCATGCGGTGAACCCCGGCATACGCCAAAATCAACGCATCATAATTGCCCTTTTCCAGCTTTTTCATCCGGGTTTGCAGGTTGCCCCTTACGTCAGCGGTGCGAATTTTGGGGTAATAATGCTTGAGTTGAGCTACTCGTCGGGTAGAAGATGTGCCTATAATGTAGGAACTGTTGAAGGTGTCGAGGCGGGCATCGGTATTAAAGCTGATTAAAACATCGTGCACCTCCTCCCGTTCAGAAAAAGCAATCAGTTCCAGGTCGTCAGGCAAGGTCGATTGAACATCTTTGGCACTGTGCACGGCAATGTCTACCTCTTTTTGACGCAAATGCTCTTCCAGCTCTTCGGTAAAAACCCCCTTGCTGCCTATTTTAGAGAG belongs to Microscilla marina ATCC 23134 and includes:
- a CDS encoding T9SS type A sorting domain-containing protein, which codes for MMQTSKIKFRQSIVIILSLVCFTVFQANAQSVFYWTGAGSNTAWSNNQNWLEDADGGGAPQATANVPSPLTDVVFDAAYMVNNSVAIVSGDICNSLTASANVSLNIAYANSLVIYGDLILSDQAIAGGQGTFELNGSGTQVINLGTISRSNLNLQLKNIGIRQVVSDLDVGFITLTGGAFIAKNKNIQCRRFSISGADGDIAKTLNIENSNITLSNLHPDKNAWLVGSSNVTFTSTGSVITIDAATAGVGVGNLTYNELVLGNPAKTGGVVNIGGNATINKTTFNTNGYFADGGTNTFTNLILTAGKKYEMAYYISGVVIDNLTANGVCGAPISWLGQNKTITINNIVSADYFEVYNLKVDGTANFAAIPNVASLNDITFTGTDVAKYGSWVFSPNASKNYRWQNAGVNNLWSNSANWVNVASGSSDGCIPDYNDVVVFDATSFPGGNNQVEMDLSAASIGSMTWNDNITANPVFTNPLTEKLFINGSLKFTSNMTMSYGGEIYFSGDNTHTIDMAGKAFDNRVYFIGGGTYTLESDFSVGNASIKNQIYFNNGTLNTNTAGNYSITAYQFSSGSYDYPRNLYLNNSHVYVRNWSVYGGEANLPAKLTIYPGNSTIHVVSMNASGSLTRRLDYHDVILENYSPADLTGYSNFNNITSTVELAKISGQNIINGTAHFQHSGELNGSQEFNHLIVTKGKTYTFTNATSQKITGTFSALGDCSNPITFQSTGTAEIDFQSSTINVDYLQISQVNATNTANTDIVVNNGQNLSGSTGWAFAAATTRTLYWVGGTGNWGDKDHWSLTSGGTFGECIPTPFDNVIFDNNSFSAAGQVVTLDQSVASVRDITWANTVTNQPDWAGVAGNQLTIYGSLHLPSQTLMTSSFESKLIFRARTENGGFTPSTIDIADQILESRFVEFEDVNGVWNLQSDFRLSTAFRANTIIGLYAGELNVNTHTISAFYLWLSEKTVSEPKKLDITNSQVELAGVINGFLRTLIIAPSNVTLVTTGSTITFTSDGAAMSPRNHTYNIVHFKGSGSIIENENSLINELIFDGGGNLTGKGTINKATFNGPGAFTNLAAPILYPVDKYTIGDLIFTPGNDYTFQVKSGSPVSVTNSWIVAGFPCKRIILRSTATGQQASIETVPNVAIVDGEYLNIQDIAVTGSATYYAGNFSQSAFDPAKNNTGWTQGNSTNTNNSNGGLVTGLGDDLLLKAGEFPRCLDATLAFPQLANQNISVNYQWQKDGVDIVAPGGTASAYCVTEAGTYNVVVTYTYNGDECVVNDEIVITLDDSCPYQIGNATFSCVGDTVCVWLKAKTNVTAGIIGMDYCLQYDASVVEPITDLNLPKDRRYEFGEVVTTNGQGFEDVYINYEAGQNRVYSSIFYRDAQNATNPRYFTGSGNVICIKFRLKTAVTGQFPITACQVSESYALGEEDKCADPGMVEVTPDVNKLKARIIYWNQEGGIRPLAYDNSGNHLITNIHGNVATCDTLSATTVNTDANGYFVYDKTQGSHVTIKRDIPGDYNGQTGTAPDMMNVVNGMDCYYAGLITTFDQNNTGNGNSNWTPNAFQMLAADVNMNDKVRANDITLIQNRIVLKMQEYPQVWNYAYTAGNTGQQPTQAGVYSLDWRFVDQTTVNTAVDFNATNNYPVYVGNTASDAGFWRDNAPDLTTCRPVQEGSVCDTGNTNNLFYGIMLGDVDGSWITGVSNHLRTTKSEGTLAIDLFNSEDMGDGGYRIPVYYRGEGKLHAIDFSFEYDHRKVQVQKADYATAGTNAEMKMRWNAYQNQKFLLTSYTMKGVNTQDKVYYIEVKTTDGDLDASAFQNVKAYLNGKASQSRVIATAAQQNAFAMANNTTVVTMYPNPASNVVTLSYSHISQGTPQVVLSDLNGQKVNIQPTVDQSGKIQFGVSHIVRGLYLVTLYDGAGGVISRQKLMIKR
- a CDS encoding PAS domain-containing protein; the protein is MAKLFGKEINLNFGAIKTRLIASFALIGLFVLLIILVAYLATSSTIRQNDQVMSIYQPTNQSVQALQIDISQTIRAIQKRVNVYYDSQEEFIKNLYRDLRTINKLKRAQVKHLEKLNAVFAQYNRTELKDIFQNIQGNLKKINAEIDKCRFVVRNSEKINQKIWRYQHLTAPTTQDTILLLHNEELANLLEVKLVPLEAELHSLVKEFIFKNNIVIKETNHLLNDNLHMLLIMEFLMVAILCIIIFFAIQLLMKYLNNDLEVIVLYIKKLLNGEIPKRPFTKSHEFMTLAHHLNALIKDLVSLRRFALRVNDNKFDNDEALFKDSGDLGAALAKMRDGLKQVSDENKERYWSNAGIAKFSDILRSNVDNLLNMGNDLISNLVKYLEINQGGFFTVEHDPEGKEEYLQLTASYAYNSQKYLEKKVLRGQGLIGQAWVEKNTIYLKDIPKDYAIITSGMGEATPTCIVIVPLHVNGMVLGVIELGAFHDIAPYKVEFIEKIAKDIASSIAATRANEQTRLLLTESQEKTETMERQEEIMRKNVRQLQDTQNVMRQAQKELATKEANLDALINSTPHAMIAFDLSYRVTAINKSMRQRYIETGVNLDIGNNMLDAMAKEEIEKHQHEYKRVLSGEKFVVMHQSIKNNQEFFYLLNYNPIKDHKGKVIGASLFIEDISQQQRAQMSLKETERNLKSLINNTEDAIVAFNQDYEILVVNDKYKEKFKDHPLRLEAGAHILDFLEKGHEEEWKVYYERALGGESFMELRDETIFGFKPRYLEYWFNPIYDEGQEVTGVSIFSRDVSEARSSERKVRQLLLESLESEEKLRRHENDMQKRIVNYEKRIQELEEQIKILDNLGNEPGIQ
- the hemC gene encoding hydroxymethylbilane synthase, which translates into the protein MHIRIGTRGSKLALWQANYVADLLQKGGATTELVMVETKGDKILNKALSKIGSKGVFTEELEEHLRQKEVDIAVHSAKDVQSTLPDDLELIAFSEREEVHDVLISFNTDARLDTFNSSYIIGTSSTRRVAQLKHYYPKIRTADVRGNLQTRMKKLEKGNYDALILAYAGVHRMGFSKYIVEDLSPNKFIPAVGQGCVAIEAAKDLNNDKVAMIRQCVNDKKTEQCLRAERSFLKTLEGGCSIPVFGLARIKKNQIELKGGIISLNGQDLVKQQAKGVLDDGVSIGKQLAERILQDGGEEILSEIKANL